Genomic window (Gemmatimonadota bacterium):
CGAAAAAGCTGGTGCACGAGATGGCGATCGACTGGACGCCGCGCGCGTACCACGATGAGTACCGGAATGATCTGCTGAAGCTCATCAAGCGACGCACCAAGGGCGCGAGGACATCCAAGGAGCCGGCCGAAGCGCCGCGAGAGACCAAGGTGCTCGATCTGATGGAGGCGCTTCGCAAGAGCGTCGGCGCGCCGCATCGGAAGAGCGGCGCGAAACGGGCCCGCCGGAGCGCCTGATGGCACTCGACGAGTACCGTCGCAAGCGCAGCTTCTCGCACACGACAGAGCCTCGCGGCAGGAAGGCGAAGTCGGCAGGTGGCAATTCGTTTGTGGTGCAACATCACCTCGCGTCGCACGAGCATCACGACTTCCGCCTGGAACTCGACGGCGTGCTGAAAAGCTGGGCCGTGCCCAAACTCGTGAGCAACACTGCCGGGGTGCGCCGCCTCGCCGTGGAAGTCGAGGATCATCCGCTGGCCTATGGGTCATTCGAAGGGGAGATCCCGGCGGGGCAGTACGGTGCGGGCACCGTGCGCATCTACGATCATGGGACCTGGGAGCCCGAGGGCGATCCGCACGAAGGACTGCGCGAAGGCAAACTCACTTTCTCACTCCACGGCAAGAAACTGAAGGGGCGCTGGGTGCTGGTGCGCACCGAAGCGAGTGAGGGGCGCTCCAAACCGCAGTGGCTGCTCATCAAGCGAAAGCGCGAGTGAGTACCCGCGCCCGATTTCTTCCCGTGCAGCTCGCCACCCTGGTCGAGATCGCCCCTGACGACAGCGGCTGGACCTGGGAAACCAAGTACGATGGCTATCGCCTCGAGGCAGTTGTCCGACGAGGCGCTGCGACGCTCTACACGCGCAATGGCAACGACTGGACCGACCGCTTCCCGACCATCGCAGCAGCATTCGCCGACATCACAGCCGCCTCGGCCGTTATCGATGGCGAAGTTGTGATCCTCTCGGCCCGCTCCGCCAACTTCCGCAAGTTGCAGGATTTCCTGGGAGGCGATCAATCGCTCCGGCCGGTCTACTTCGCGTTCGACCTGCTCGAACTCGACGGCCGTGATCTCCGGGGTCTCCCGCTCGCCGCGAGACGCGTTCAACTCGACCGTTTGCTCAAGGGCGCCACTGGCGACGTGCGGATTGGCCAGCGCCTGCGCGGGGCACCCGCAACGCTTCTCGCAAGGGTTTGCGCACAGGGCCGTGAAGGGATCATCGGGAAGCGTCTCGACGCGACATACCACGCCGGCCGGGATTCGTCGTGGATCAAGCTGAAGTGCGGCAAGCGGCAGGAATTCGTCATCCTGGGCTATACCGCTCCGAAGAATTCGCGCAGCGGATTTGGCTCGCTGTTGCTGGGAGTACACGATGCAACCGGGCTACGCTATGCCGGCCGGGTTGGCTCCGGCTTCAGTGACGCGCTGCTGCGATCGATGCACCGAACCCTCGAGTCGCTCGCCGTCGCCAAGGCGCCAACGATTCACTTCCCGGAGCGTCCACCCCGGGGCGTGCACTGGGTCAGGCCGAAACTCGTCGCCGAGGTCTCGTTCAGCGAATGGACGGCAAGCGGCTCGTTGCGACATCCGGTCTTCATCGGCCTGCGACAGGACAAGCCCGCTCACCACATTCAGAAAGAGGTCGCCGCAATGACCCGCTCCCCCGCGGCCACGACGCACCGGCGACAGGCCAAGCCCGATTCGGGCACCACAGTCGCCGGAGTCGAGATCAGCCACCCCGATCGGATCGTCTATCCCGAGGCCGGCATTACCAAGCTGGAGCTCGCGCGCTTCCTTGAGCGGTTCGCGCCGCTGATGCTGCCGCACGTCGGCAATCGGCCGCTATCGCTGGTGCGCTGCCCGGAGGGGATCGCCGAGGAGTGCTTCTTCCAGAAACACTGGACGGGCAAGCTTCCGGATAGCCTCACCTCGGTGGCGATCACCCAGTCCGACCGAGCGAAACATCCCTATGTCGTAGTGAGGGACGCGCGCGGCCTCGTCACCCTCGCACAGTGGGGTGTCATGGAAATACACCCCTGGGGGGCTCGCGCAGATGCTCCCGAGCGCCCCGATCGGATCCTCTTCGATCTCGATCCCGGTCCCGGCGTGAGCTGGGATGACGTCCGGAGCGCCACCTTCGGCCTCCGTTCACTCCTCGATGAGCTGGGCCTCGACTCGTGGGTCAAGACCAGCGGAGGCAAGGGCCTGCACATCATGGTGCCGATCGCGCGAACCGCGACCTGGAAAGAGGTTGCCTCCTTCGCGCAGGCGGTGGCGGTGCATATGGCAACACATTTCCCGGATCGATTCATCGCCAAGGCGTCGAAGGCCGCGCGACGCGGCGTGATCTTCGTGGACTGGCTCCGGAATACGCGCGGTGCCACGGCGGTGGGGACCTGGTCGCCGAGGGCGCGGGTCGAGGCGGGGGTCTCGGTGCCGATCTCCTGGCGGGCCCTGGCCAGCATCGCGAGCGGCAACCAGCATACGCTACCGACGCTGCAGGATGCACCGTTGCCGAGAAGTGACCCGTGGCGCGCTGTCCTGGAGAGTCGTCAGCGTCTCACGAAGGCGATGCGCAAGCAGATCGACGTGTAATGCTCCACGCGGCTGAGTCGTCACCGTCTTGGTACGAACTCAACACGACTCTGTTCGCGTCAGGAGCATCGCATGTCACGCATCGCTTTCGTCGCCGGTCTCCTTGCCCTCTCCGGGAGCGCCGGCTTTGCCTCAGGATACAGCATCTCGATTCCACGCGCCGCCGCCGGAGTACGTTTCACCAATCATCTGTCGGACACGCGGTCGGTTTCCCTCGAAGCCAACAAGCATGTGGTGTTTACCAATGTTGCTGCGGGCGCATCCACGGGTGAGTTGCTGGTGCAGGACACCGTCGTGACGTTCGACCTGAAATGGACCGGCTCCGACAGCGTGGTGGCGACCAGCAACTCGTCGCTGGCAAGCGGCGGCCACTACTCGGTCACGGCCACCCGGGCCAATGGAACGACGCCGATCCTGATCGTGCTGCGCGACACAGTGAGGCTGCTCAAGTAGCCTGCGTACGTGCCATTGCGTCGCGGATCATCGCGACCGTGGCTGCCGGATCTTCGACCTCGATCACGAGACGCGCGAAATGCTCGTGATCGAGTTCCAGCACGACCGCGTGTTCCGGATCCTGGATATCATAGAACACGGCCCCTTCGTGCTGGTAAAAGGTCCCCGCCGTGAGAATGCCCGGGATATTTGTCCCCGGCATCTTCATCCCGTGCCACCATCCGCGCGCCGCTTCCGCGTCGTGGCGGACACTGCGCACGTGCGCGAGCGGAAATTCCAGCTGACTCCGCAACGCCCAGAGCTTGTGCCAGCCTTGCACGTCGCATCGGATGGTATCGCCTGTGATAGTGACCTCGACCACGACTCCCTCCCTTGTGTGGAACTCACATGATCAGCCGATGGCGCACGCCAGGAGCAGCGGATCCGGCAGGTCGCTATGGCATCCAGCGGAGACGCAACGGCCAGGGCTGTTCGACTCCCACCGAGACACCCCACCGCTTCTCGGCGAGGAGGCTGCGCGCAAGATCGACGCGAAGTGCCCCGAGGCGAGCGCCAGGCAGGTCAATCCGGATGCCGGCCCCGGCATCGAGATAGTCGCGACGATCGCTTCCCCCGGCAGGGGAGCTCATGACCCTCGCCGCATCGACAAATGCACCGACCCCGAGACCAGCAAGCCCGATCCTTCCAACCCTGCGATCAATCGAGAGGCCACCGTGCAGAATGGTGCGACCCAGTCGCTGCGTCGGTCGGCGTTCGCTCGGGCTCATCCGGTGCGCGCGCAGCGGAATCGCCCAGGTGAGGTTGCCGCCGGCGAGTGGCCATACGCCTTCAGGCGCATCTGCCGAGGCCCAGTCGCCACCCGCACGCGCGGCGAGTTCAATGCTCGCGGGCCCGCGAGGGGCTTTCCAGGATAGCCGCGCCTGGACTCGCTGATACGCCGGCTGCTGCCGTAGCGGCGCCGCCTGCTCTCCCTGCAAGGACATTACCACACGATCCCGCGCCGAGTGCACGGCTCCGCCGAGGGCGACTGCGACGTAGTCCGCCTCGACCCAACGCTCGTACCGTATCGCACTCATCAACTCGAGATGAGGGCTCAACCAACCGGCGATACCGACGGTGGTGGCTCGCCGTCGCTGACGAGGGATCCCCGAATCCGGGGCAACCTCGGTGAACCGATACTCCTCCCTGCTCTCCTCGACGCTCAGTACGGCCGGGATTCCTACCTTTGCCGGCAGCTCCACACGAAGCGCCAGCCGGGGATGACCGGCGTCCCAGCGCCACTGTCCTGACCAAAGCTCACCAGCGCGGAATGGCGATGCCACGGCGAGGTCGACCTCGCGGAATGAGAGGGCGCTGATGGCATTCATCAGGATCAACCGGCGGGGAGGATCGATGATCGGTCGCTCGACAACGGCGGCCTGAACTTCTGCCACTCCGCCCGACACCGGCGCATACCGTACCGAGCCAATTCCAACAGCCGGTATGTCGCGCAACCGGCGCTCCGCCACGCCACGATTCTCCATCGTGAGCAGGCCGCCCGCCCGGATTCCGATGGCATCCGCGAAGACAGTGAACCTGATCCGCCGAACTCCGACCACGTTCACGAAATCGACCGTGAGCCGGCCGATATGATTCCACGCTGCGAGCGCGCCATCACGATCGCCGGCGAGGTATCGGCTGCTGGCGAGTAGTTGCCATCCGAGAGTGTCAGTGGGGACTTGCGCGAGGTATGCCTGCGCGATGTTCACGGCTTCCGGGTAGAGACCTTGGCGGAAGCGGACCCCCGCGAGTTCCCGGAGCACCAGGGCTTCGCCCGGGCATGCCTGTCGCGCCTTGCCAAGCAGCGAGTCCGCGCGGACGAGCTGATTCTCGCCCGCCTCGGTCACCGCTGCATCAAGCCAGGGACGGCAAGGCAGCGAATCAACGGTGATCGGGGGAAGGTGCGATGGCACCACAGCCGCAACCGGCGGCGGACGGATCAGTAAGGCCCAGCGATCAGCCCCATTCCAGCGCTTCAGAAACGTTTCGATAGCGACCGAGGCGAATGGCGCAACGGCGGGATCATGATAGACCACCCGTGAGTCACTCCAGCCGACAACGACAACGTAGTGGAAGCGATTGCGACCAACCTGGATCAGCGCGATCACGGGAATACTGTCGCGCAACGATTGCATCACTGCATCGGGAGTGCCGGCGATCGCCTGCGTCTGCCAGCCGCGCGACGCAGTCGTTGCGACCAGCTCATCGGTCCGGATCCCCCCTTCGCTCGGCCGCACCAGCGCACCGAACTCCTCCGGGGAGACGCCGCGTTTCCCCCACCAGCGCTCGACCATCGCGACGGCCGCGCCGCCACAGAGCAATTCCGACTGCGCAAGGTAGGGGACCTGCAGTACTGCCGGAGCGCCGCGAGACTGGGCGAGAAGAGCCTGGGGGATACCCGCGATGAGCCCGGACAGCGCGGAGAGTCGCAAGACCAGCCGTGTGCCCGGGCGCATCGAGAGTGGGTCGAACCGCTTACTTGAGGAGCAGGATCAGGATCAGCAGAGCGATGATGATGGCCGTAGTGCTGATCACGACGGTGCTGCTGCCACCGGCACGGATCTTTGCGGCGTAGTCGTTCACGGCCGCGTCATCAAGCGCAGCAACGCGGGCCGAGAGCTGTTCGGCGCTGACGCCCATCTTGCCGGCGGTCGCAATGGCAGCAGGCGTCGCGAGCGTGGTGTTCACCAAGGTACGATTGGTCGCGCTTGGGGGCGTGGTGGTCGCGGCTTCGAGCGTGGTAGTGGAGACGGTGCTCCGCGCCTGGGCCGAGAGCGGGGCGGCTGCCGTGATCGTGACGAGCGCGGCAATCAGGGGCAATGCAGAAATCTTGGACATGGGGACTCCTCAGGACGGCTGTCGCGCCACCGAAGGTGGTGCGTCTGTGAACGATATCCCGGCCCCTTCCGACGAGATATCCGTCATTGGGATGAGCCGGTGCTGCGTTCCAAGGGACGAGTGGCGTCAGCCACGGTGCACAGCCCCGCGGCCTCGCCAGCATCGCACACTTCCCCAGCCGAAGAGCAGGGCCAGGAGCGGAAAGACTGCCGCTCCGATGAACGCGCCCTGACCACCCACCCGGGTCTGTTGCAGGAAATGCGTCACGACCAGCAGGCGAACTGTATAGAACGCGAAGAACGTGCTCAGGGCACCCAGGAGAATTGCGAGCAGTCGCATGACACCCTTACCGTTGGAGGTTGATCTCCAGCCACCTTCAGGGAGGTGCCATGCGCACCCGCCTTCGACTCGTTGCTCCGCAAGTTCTCCTCGCGGTCGTCGCCCATTCGCTAGCCGCTCAGCAGGTCTCCGACACCCTCTTTCAGCCGAGGGTGGGCATTCAAGCATACCCGAAAGGTGCCGGGCCCGCCGTCCTGATTGACGAGGCGCACGTCAACTTCCACACGGTGGAGGGGCGTTACCTGACCTTTGCGCGCCTGCTTCGCAATGATGGCTATGTCGTGAGCGCCAATCGGGTTCCCTTCTCGAGAGCGTCACTGGCGCGGGCCAAGGTGCTGGTCATCGCCAACGCCCTCAACCGGCGCAATGAGTCTCGCTGGGAGCTTCCGACCCCGTCGGCCTTCACCATCGCCGAGGTGGCTGCAGTGAAGTCGTGGGTCGCAGGCGGCGGGTCGCTGCTGCTCATCGCCGACCATATGCCGTTCCCTGGTGCCGCGGCCGAACTCGCGGCGGCCTTCGGCGTCGCCCTCACCAACGGCTTCGTGACCGATTCCATCAGCGGCGAGGGAAACCTCGGCTTCACGCGTGCCACCGGACTGGCCGATCACGTCATTACTCGCGGCCGGACTCCTTCGGAACGCATCGATTCGATCGTGGCATTCACTGGCGAAGCCTTTCGCTTGACCGGACCGGGCAGCGCGCTGATCACCTTCGGGCCGCACACCACCAACTTCTACCCCAGGGAATCTTTCGAGGTCAAACCGGATACTCGACGCGAGCCTGCTCGCGGAATGCTGCAAGGCGCGGCAATCGAATTCGGTGCGGGCCGCGTGGCCGTGTTTGGCGAGGCAGCAATGTTCTCGGCCCAATTGGGCGGACCTGACCACGATCGGATCGGAATGAACGCACCCAACGCTCCGCAGAATGCGCAATTCGCACTCAACGTTGTGCACTGGCTGAGCAAGCTGCTCTAGTCAGGGCATCACCCGCACGGCGATATGCGACGGCCATGCGGGCGTGTGCCAGACCCGATGCTCCGACGGCTGGAAGTCGCCCACCCGCGCCTCGAAGATGTTGGCAACGAAGCGCTGGGGATTCCGGTCATACATCGGGAACCAGCTGCTCTGCACCTGGACCATGATCCGATGTCCCTTCAGGAAGCGATAGAGCTGCTCGTGCAGATCCACCTGATAGGGAATCACCCGGTTTGCTGGAATCGGTGTTGCGCGCTCAAACCCCTTCCAGTAGCGCCCGCGCAGGATGTCGGCGTTCACCATGAACTGGTAGCCGCCCATCTGCGGGTGGTCCGCCACCTCTTCGGGGTAGACGTCGATGAGCTTGACGACCCAGTCGGCGTCCGTCCCCGTCGTGGAAGCAAAGAGGTGCGCCACCACGTTGCCGACAACCGTGATGTCGCTCGTCAGAGCTGCGGAGACCCAGGTGAGCACATCGGGTCGACCGTCCACGAAACGCTGGTCCTGTTGCAGCCAGCTGCTCGCGGCCGACCCATCGTCGGGGCGCGGGGTGTTGGGCACGGGATGCGCCGGGTCAGCACGATAGGCGTCGAACGCCTCCTTTCCCGGCTTCGGCGGATCAAACGACAACACCCCCTGCGCGTGCAGGTAGAACTTCTTCGAGGTCGACTCGCGCGCGGGCCACGCATCAAAGGTCCGCCACTTGTTCGCCCCGGTCTCGAACGCCCAGACTTCGGGGAAGTGACCATCACCCTTGCCGTGCAGGTACCAGGCAAACCAGGGCCGCTGGATCTTGTCACGGAAGTAGTCCCCCGTGGCGCTCCCCAGGGCGATCGGCCCCAGCGAATCGGCACTGCCGCGCGCCCACGCGCCATGTGACCAGGGACCAAGCACCAGCCGGTTGAGCCCCTTGGCGTCGTGCGCTTCCAGTGTGCGATACCCGATCGAAGCGCCGAGGATATCCTCCTCGTCCCACACGCCGCCCACGAAGAGCGTCGGGACCTCGGAGCTGGTGAGGACGCGCTGCATCGCGCGCGCCTGCCAGTAGGCGTCGTACGCGGGATGCGACCGGAACCCGACCCACGAAGGCAACTCGGCGACGCCGGCCGTCTTGCCGATGTTGCTCAGGGTCGCCTGTCGCAGGTAGAACTGGAACTGGTCGTAATCCGGAATGGCGAGGCCATTTGTCCCCTCGATGTATGCCGAGTAGATCACGCCCTGGGTCTGGCGAAAAGCGCCCTGGTGAAAGAAGTCGTCGCCCAGCCAGGTGTCGGCGCTGGGCGCCTGGGGCGAGATCGCTTTCAATGCGGGATGCGGGTGCACACCGGCAAGGCCGGCGAGCCAGCCGCGATACGAAACGCCGAGGACGCCGACCTTGCCGCTGTTGGCGGGAAGCTGCTTGATGAGCCAGTCGATCGTGTCCCACGCATCCGTCGATTCATCGACGCCGCGGGGGTCGCGCGGATCGGCCATTGGTCGACTGGTGACGAAGGTGCCCTCTGATCCGAAGCGCCCACGAATGTCCTCGGTCACGAAGATGTAGCCATCTTCTCCGAGCTCGCGCAGCGAGGCCGGCAGATCAGCTGTGCGGAACTCGCGTGCGGCGCTGAAGGCAGTGCGGATCAGCAGGATGGGAAGTGGCCCCGTGGCGCCCTTCGGGATCAGCGCAACGGCGAAGTGCAGGGTGCCGTCCCGCATCGGGATGCTGAGTTCCTTGCGCTCGTATGTTGTCGATGCGAGTGGGTTCGCTGCAGCGGCTGGGAATGCAGCGCCAACAGCGAGAACGGCGCAGAGTCGGAACATCAGGCGCACAACGCCTCCTTGGGCGGTCGGCTGGGTGACGCCTTGATGTTACCTGTATCGCTGTCGTTCATCCAAGCGGGATGCTAGCGGAGGTACTCCTGCGCCGCCGCGGTAAAGTCAGCTGGCCGGCTGCTGGCACCGAGGAAGAACTCGACCTTGATGCGATCGGCGGCGGTCATCTGCACCAGCATCCAGCCGTAGGTCTCGGTCGCACCAGGGCGACGGATCTGGTAGCCGACGACTCCAGACGCAGGAGTTACGGTGGCGGGATCGGGATCTGAAACACCGATGTTGCCAAAGAACGGTGCTGCGATGGTGCCACCAACCGACACCTGCGGCGCGCCGCTGAAATAGTCGTATACGAATCCGATCGACTTCGCCCACCCTGCCGGGCTCCCCGCGCTCTGGGCATTGACCGGCAGCGAGCTGTGAAACCAGTCGCCCACCAGCTTGCCGGCAATGCCGAAATCGATGCGCCCGTCGCGGTTCGCGGGCACGCCGTCAAAGGTGCGTGAGCGAGCGTAATAGAGAGCACGGAGCGGTTCGGTGAAATACTTGTAGGGCGATACCGCGTGCCGGGTGTTCTCGCCGTAACGCGCCGGATTGACGAGGCCGGGCAGCGTTACGTCGTAGTCGTAGGCGCCCAGGTCAAACGACGGACAAAACCCCGTGGTCGTGCCGATCTGCTGGCCCGCGGTGACGTGGGTTCCCGGAATCATTCCCGATGCAAGCAGCACGTGATCGTAGTAGTAGTGGAAGGTCTTCGTCATCTGGATATCGACCTTGGTGTCGCCGCGGTCTTCGGTGACCAGCACGAAGGTGATGACTCCACTACCGGCAGCATAGATCGGCCGCTTGCTGCAATCGTTGTTCTGCTGATTGCCGCCGTATGCATCGACAAACGAGATGTAGACGTGGTCGGTCGGCAGCACGTGCCCCGGAGGGCCCAGCTTGCCGAGGGGCGTGGTCGAGATCACCCAGGCGGTGTCGATCGGAGAGACGGAGAGGACCCCCGGGCCAGTGGTGGTGAGCCCGTAGGGATTGTTGCCATCGGGGTCGGTCGGGCCGGTGCTCCCGTCACCACAGGCCGGGAGGGCGAGCAGCAGCGCGGCGATGAACGGGCGGAGGCGAGTCGTCATCCCGCAATTATCGGCAACTGTCGGGCCGGGGTGAGTGGCGTGCTACCTCCGCCCCTGCAGTCCCCGACCGATGCCGATCCCCAGCAGTACCCCGGCGGCCACCAGCGCGCAGGCCACGACGGGGAGGATCGGGTTAGCAAGGTGGGCCATTGCGATTGGTGCCGCGACGGTGAATCCAACCACACCGCCGATCAGCGCACCAGCGCGATCCTTGATCGGCAGCCAGCCACGTCGGGTGGCGATCCAGAGCGCCAGGGCGAGGCCAGTCACACCACCGGCAAGGCCGCCGTCATGGAGCCACTGCTTGCCAGAACGCCCGCCGATCAGGGCGCCCGCGACCGCCCCCGCTGCGGTGAGTCCCCAGGCGAGAAAGAAGGTGCGCAATCGTTTGAGCGAGCCCTGCGGAATAGTGACTGACACGCGTCTCCCCTCGGGTGAATGCAGGACTTCGGGGGTTGTGACGACGGCGATGCAGTTCGCGCGCACGCGCGGCGGTCTCTCCAGCCGTGTTACGGTTTTTCCGACGAGATCACCAGAGTGAAGCCATCGGGATCCCTGAGCCGGAATACCCGCACCCCCCAAGGCATATCGGCCGGTTCCGACGCGAGCATGCCGCCGTGCGCCCGCACCCGCTTCGCGATCGAGTCGATACTCTGCGCCGTGGTGAATTGCAGGGAAAACCCCTGCCCCTTTTCGCGATCGATTCCTTTCGCGCCGTCGTCCTGGCCGAGCAGGAGTTCCACCGCGCCGGCCTTGAGCGCCACGGCGACCGGCCTGCCCTCGCGTTCGTAGACTTGGCCCACGTGGAAACCGAGCACGTCACGATACCAGGCGAGACTCACCTGCAGATCCTTGACGGTGAGTGACGCGGACGACTTCCGTGCCCGGAAGGATTCCGGTTCAGTGCGGCGGACGGGGCGGTTCGGCTCGTCGGTCATCAGAACTCCGCGATCTGGGCTGGGGCGTGGTCAATCAACGCAATGAGATGCGATACCGCAGGGCCTCGCCGCTACCGAAAGCCTCCGGCAGCTGGAAGCGTTCGAGCAACACGCCGCCATTTGCTTCGATTACCCGCTGCGACGGCACGTTGTCAGGCAATGTCGTGAGCTCCACATACCGCAACGGCAGCGCCTGGATTTCCACGAGCATCAGGCGAAGTGCTTCACTCGCGTAGCCACGCGCCCGCTTCCACGACACCACCGTATACCCCAGATGCCCGAGGCAGGTCGGCGGGAGCGCCTCACCTCCCGGTTGCCATCGAAAACCTATGGCGCCACAGAACTCACCGTCCCACAGCCAGCGGCGGAAGCCAGGGAGGCGAGCGGTCGTGCTGCCGTCAGGGAGGTGGATCGGCGGCCCCTTCGCGTCGAGATCGTCGTGGCTCTCGAGAAACCGGGTGACATCGGCATCGATCAACGCCAGTTCGTCCGCGGATGACTCCGGCCGGGTGTTGTCCGGATACCAGCCGCGCGTCAGCGCGTCGCGGTAGCTCTCGAGATGTTCAGTCGCCGGGCGAACGAGGCGCATCAACGCGGGTTCCCGGTCCGGCCAGAAAGTTCATTACTCGCCTGAACTGCTCCCGACGACGTGCGGCCCACGCCGGCAGTTGCACCGCGCCAAAGGCAAACACGCCGACACCGATCGCCGCCATCAACCCGACCCCAGTGACGTTGGCAGTCGTGCCGATCCCCGCTGCGATTGCCGTCGCGAGCGACACACCGGAGAGCGCCAAT
Coding sequences:
- a CDS encoding DNA polymerase ligase N-terminal domain-containing protein; translated protein: MALDEYRRKRSFSHTTEPRGRKAKSAGGNSFVVQHHLASHEHHDFRLELDGVLKSWAVPKLVSNTAGVRRLAVEVEDHPLAYGSFEGEIPAGQYGAGTVRIYDHGTWEPEGDPHEGLREGKLTFSLHGKKLKGRWVLVRTEASEGRSKPQWLLIKRKRE
- the ligD gene encoding DNA ligase D; its protein translation is MSTRARFLPVQLATLVEIAPDDSGWTWETKYDGYRLEAVVRRGAATLYTRNGNDWTDRFPTIAAAFADITAASAVIDGEVVILSARSANFRKLQDFLGGDQSLRPVYFAFDLLELDGRDLRGLPLAARRVQLDRLLKGATGDVRIGQRLRGAPATLLARVCAQGREGIIGKRLDATYHAGRDSSWIKLKCGKRQEFVILGYTAPKNSRSGFGSLLLGVHDATGLRYAGRVGSGFSDALLRSMHRTLESLAVAKAPTIHFPERPPRGVHWVRPKLVAEVSFSEWTASGSLRHPVFIGLRQDKPAHHIQKEVAAMTRSPAATTHRRQAKPDSGTTVAGVEISHPDRIVYPEAGITKLELARFLERFAPLMLPHVGNRPLSLVRCPEGIAEECFFQKHWTGKLPDSLTSVAITQSDRAKHPYVVVRDARGLVTLAQWGVMEIHPWGARADAPERPDRILFDLDPGPGVSWDDVRSATFGLRSLLDELGLDSWVKTSGGKGLHIMVPIARTATWKEVASFAQAVAVHMATHFPDRFIAKASKAARRGVIFVDWLRNTRGATAVGTWSPRARVEAGVSVPISWRALASIASGNQHTLPTLQDAPLPRSDPWRAVLESRQRLTKAMRKQIDV
- a CDS encoding papain-like cysteine protease family protein, producing MRPGTRLVLRLSALSGLIAGIPQALLAQSRGAPAVLQVPYLAQSELLCGGAAVAMVERWWGKRGVSPEEFGALVRPSEGGIRTDELVATTASRGWQTQAIAGTPDAVMQSLRDSIPVIALIQVGRNRFHYVVVVGWSDSRVVYHDPAVAPFASVAIETFLKRWNGADRWALLIRPPPVAAVVPSHLPPITVDSLPCRPWLDAAVTEAGENQLVRADSLLGKARQACPGEALVLRELAGVRFRQGLYPEAVNIAQAYLAQVPTDTLGWQLLASSRYLAGDRDGALAAWNHIGRLTVDFVNVVGVRRIRFTVFADAIGIRAGGLLTMENRGVAERRLRDIPAVGIGSVRYAPVSGGVAEVQAAVVERPIIDPPRRLILMNAISALSFREVDLAVASPFRAGELWSGQWRWDAGHPRLALRVELPAKVGIPAVLSVEESREEYRFTEVAPDSGIPRQRRRATTVGIAGWLSPHLELMSAIRYERWVEADYVAVALGGAVHSARDRVVMSLQGEQAAPLRQQPAYQRVQARLSWKAPRGPASIELAARAGGDWASADAPEGVWPLAGGNLTWAIPLRAHRMSPSERRPTQRLGRTILHGGLSIDRRVGRIGLAGLGVGAFVDAARVMSSPAGGSDRRDYLDAGAGIRIDLPGARLGALRVDLARSLLAEKRWGVSVGVEQPWPLRLRWMP
- a CDS encoding DUF4350 domain-containing protein yields the protein MRTRLRLVAPQVLLAVVAHSLAAQQVSDTLFQPRVGIQAYPKGAGPAVLIDEAHVNFHTVEGRYLTFARLLRNDGYVVSANRVPFSRASLARAKVLVIANALNRRNESRWELPTPSAFTIAEVAAVKSWVAGGGSLLLIADHMPFPGAAAELAAAFGVALTNGFVTDSISGEGNLGFTRATGLADHVITRGRTPSERIDSIVAFTGEAFRLTGPGSALITFGPHTTNFYPRESFEVKPDTRREPARGMLQGAAIEFGAGRVAVFGEAAMFSAQLGGPDHDRIGMNAPNAPQNAQFALNVVHWLSKLL
- a CDS encoding CocE/NonD family hydrolase, yielding MFRLCAVLAVGAAFPAAAANPLASTTYERKELSIPMRDGTLHFAVALIPKGATGPLPILLIRTAFSAAREFRTADLPASLRELGEDGYIFVTEDIRGRFGSEGTFVTSRPMADPRDPRGVDESTDAWDTIDWLIKQLPANSGKVGVLGVSYRGWLAGLAGVHPHPALKAISPQAPSADTWLGDDFFHQGAFRQTQGVIYSAYIEGTNGLAIPDYDQFQFYLRQATLSNIGKTAGVAELPSWVGFRSHPAYDAYWQARAMQRVLTSSEVPTLFVGGVWDEEDILGASIGYRTLEAHDAKGLNRLVLGPWSHGAWARGSADSLGPIALGSATGDYFRDKIQRPWFAWYLHGKGDGHFPEVWAFETGANKWRTFDAWPARESTSKKFYLHAQGVLSFDPPKPGKEAFDAYRADPAHPVPNTPRPDDGSAASSWLQQDQRFVDGRPDVLTWVSAALTSDITVVGNVVAHLFASTTGTDADWVVKLIDVYPEEVADHPQMGGYQFMVNADILRGRYWKGFERATPIPANRVIPYQVDLHEQLYRFLKGHRIMVQVQSSWFPMYDRNPQRFVANIFEARVGDFQPSEHRVWHTPAWPSHIAVRVMP
- a CDS encoding VOC family protein; amino-acid sequence: MTDEPNRPVRRTEPESFRARKSSASLTVKDLQVSLAWYRDVLGFHVGQVYEREGRPVAVALKAGAVELLLGQDDGAKGIDREKGQGFSLQFTTAQSIDSIAKRVRAHGGMLASEPADMPWGVRVFRLRDPDGFTLVISSEKP
- a CDS encoding GNAT family N-acetyltransferase, with protein sequence MMRLVRPATEHLESYRDALTRGWYPDNTRPESSADELALIDADVTRFLESHDDLDAKGPPIHLPDGSTTARLPGFRRWLWDGEFCGAIGFRWQPGGEALPPTCLGHLGYTVVSWKRARGYASEALRLMLVEIQALPLRYVELTTLPDNVPSQRVIEANGGVLLERFQLPEAFGSGEALRYRISLR